One genomic segment of Linepithema humile isolate Giens D197 chromosome 5, Lhum_UNIL_v1.0, whole genome shotgun sequence includes these proteins:
- the LOC137000049 gene encoding uncharacterized protein, with the protein MEVDAILEMFQRSKKIYGIKYTNYIGDSDSKTYKGIINAAPYGDTPIIKKECIGHVQKRMGSRLRECKKKTKGFGGKGKLTAKIIDKLTVYYGLAIRRHCESVKDMYNAIWATYDHYSSTDEKPCHSRCPTGVESWCTWQRASAKRELASFKHDYKPLPPDVLTAIKPIYEDLSKDTLLERCLGGFNQNNNESYNQLIWKISSKIIPSGSITVELAAYIAACVFNEGSITLLQMLQSMGVSSGPNAHQYVTIQDANRTELANCRAQQSTREERIRRRQQQTDILEATTSAEDTFYGPGIDDSV; encoded by the coding sequence ATGGAAGTAGACGCGATTCTAGAAATGTTCCAGCgttcaaagaaaatttacgGTATAAAATACACGAACTACATCGGTGATAGCGATTCAAAAACGTACAAGGGTATCATAAATGCTGCTCCTTATGGTGATACtcctattattaaaaaagaatgcaTTGGACACGTCCAAAAAAGAATGGGAAGTCGCCTGCGCGAgtgcaaaaagaaaacgaaGGGGTTCGGCGGTAAAGGCAAGCTAACGgcaaaaataatcgataaattaaCAGTTTATTACGGTTTAGCAATACGACGACATTGTGAATCAGTGAAAGATATGTATAACGCGATTTGGGCAACATATGATCATTATAGCTCTACAGATGAAAAACCGTGTCATAGTAGATGTCCGACTGGAGTTGAGTCATGGTGTACTTGGCAGCGCGCTTCGGCGAAAAGAGAGCTGGCTTCATTTAAACATGATTATAAACCTTTACCTCCAGATGTTTTGACTGCAATCAAGCCTATTTATGAAGATCTTAGTAAGGATACTTTACTAGAAAGATGTCTTGGCGGGTTTAACCAAAACAATAACGAGAGTTATAACCAACTGATCTGGAAAATTAGctcaaaaattattccaagTGGCTCAATTACTGTCGAATTAGCCGCATATATCGCTGCCTGTGTATTTAATGAGGGATCAATAACATTACTACAGATGCTACAATCCATGGGAGTAAGCAGCGGCCCTAATGCCCATCAATATGTGACTATACAGGACGCAAACCGTACAGAACTAGCAAACTGTCGCGCGCAACAAAGTACTCGGGAGGAAAGAATACGTCGTCGGCAACAACAAACTGACATTTTAGAAGCAACAACTTCGGCAGAGGATACATTTTATGGTCCTGGAATAGATGACTCTGTGtaa